ATCCTACATGCTGCAACAGAATAAAGTAAGCAatcacaaaaatgtaatttacagAACATCACAATTACTGTGTTATTAAGTTAAGAGTTATAAGACAGGAAAgtgaatgtaaaaatgtataacatTATCTATTATAAAAGTTATATATTTACATTGTTAACTATTAACATAGCATTATTTgaatttaatatgtaaaatagtaGACTTCCTGATAATGGCTAGGATTAATGTACTTCAGCAGTATAATAAGAAAGCATTTCTGTACCAGGAGTGTTCAGGGGTCCTGGTGAAGGCACCTGGAGGGGATAACTCTGGGGTGTGCGTGAAGAGGCAGGACTCTGGGATGGTTGAGGAGAGGGGCTGGGCTGGAACCCTCCTGGAGAAGGGGTCGGACCAGAGCTAGAAGGCAATAAAAGGGAGAGTTAACCTTGTGTAGTTATGTCAATATTAGTCAGTATAATATCTGGAttgtttattaggtacaccctgctagcatttttgtccaCAGAATTGGATATTTTCCACTTCATGGCCATTCTCTGAAGGTGACAAACCTGTCAGGCACCATAAGCCATGCCACTTTCAGAGTCACTTTTGTTCCTCAttttgatgcttggtttgaacttgcacagatcatttttttttaccGTGCATAAATGCACTTCTTGAGTTACTGCAAGGTGATTGGTTAATATTTTTATAGTGCAGTTGAACGTACCTAATTAAGTGCTTGCTGAGtttatatagtaaaaaaacaatTGCACTGTACCTGACAGAGTTGGGCTGAGAGGAAGGAGGCTGGGGTGATGGCTGGGGCTGCGGTGGAGGTGGCATTGACTGGGGCGTCTGCACCTGAACTGGGGAGGGTGATGACATCATTTGCTGAGCCTTAAAAGAAGAGACATGAAAGgttattacaaattatttaaagTAGCTACATGATTTGACACTGCACTGGGGAAGCAAGTCATTAAGAGATAACAGACATGGGGGCAAGCTGATCTTGCTTTGACCGTACAGCACCAATAGATGGTGCTATACAACCACCATCTAAACATATACCTAGCATTCCATTTGTCACATAATAGAATAACAAAATTCAGTTCACTTACCTGTGCCACaaactttttgtttattatctCGATTTTAcgacacatttatttttatttagtgctTCTGGGTAATTTCTGACTAAATGTTTCTGACTGTGGGGTGGAAGTGGGAAATAAAGAAAGGCAGATGAGTGTGGATTATGGACAGCCTTCACTCTAGTGTAAAGCCACTGATGTACGCAGCCACTGGGTTGCAGCGCTGAGACCCAGCACTCAGCCCTGTGGTAAATACCTGTGGCATTTGCTGTCCTCCAATGGCAACGGGGTTTTGAGGAATGGCAGAGTTCGGGGTGGCGCGGGGCAACCGGGGTGGAATTTGCATCCCAGGACGGGGCATCATCTTGGAGGAGGACAGAGGGGACAACAGACATGTCACAAGCAAAACAATAAATGCAGTGCATCAGCGGACATGAGGAAGCACATGCAAGAATGCAAACGGAAACAGATTCCACAGGTCTGCAAGCACAGATGCACATTCAGTTATGCAAAACAAAGCTATccataaataaaagacaaagcaGTATAGCGAGCTTCCTGTCATTCAATGTGCCGGTAAATTAATATCTAGATTTAATACAAGTTAGGCTAAATCAACAGCACTTGTCTATATGGTGTACTACATTGTAGTAAACAAAACGGGTTATAATAGAAGTGAATGAGGACAGTTGTTAAAAGTAAAGTTACACAATGTAAacttcaatttaattttaatttgaaacAATACAACACCCAGTCTAACTGTTGCTACAGTATTTGTAACAATCTTCTTGTAAATcaatagaaaaaaattatgatgatTTGCATAACTCTGCTGATCCTGCAAATCAAtgcttatttttgttaatttttccaATGAAAATGCCTAATGActattaaatcaagaaacatgGGAAGcttactttattaaataaaaagtcttgattgaaaaaatatataaataaaattaggaccgaaacaaaaacaaatatttgcaagTGAGCTTAGAGAAATCAATTTAATTCAAACAAGCAAGTCACTTTCACAATGCATTGCTAGATATTTGTTCTTGTTTGAAGCACAAACTGGTTAAAGTGTGTTCAATTTCTCAGAATACAGGGCTTCATGTGTTAAATTTGCATCCCCATTAAACATAACCTGATTAAGATCTTTAGATATTTGTACttgaaaacaaatatacaacGGAATTGTTTAAATAATGGCACAACTTCATGAATAGGAATTCTGCTGATTAAAATTATCCCtaaaaaactaacaataataataatcgcctcgtacatttatttttttcagctcaCTGTAATAAGTTTATCTTAAATTATATATTCTTATATTAAAATGATGCAGATTCTAACTTAAATTGCATTAAACCTGAAATATTCCTTTAACAACACTGGTTGTCTAGACATAGCAAGCCCTGGGACTTCATGCTCTTTTCACATATCAGAACCATGCAGTGCAAGAAAAGATGTAGTGGGTACTATTGCATCTCCAACAAGCCCTTTGACTCTACATTAAAGCTGTTGAGTTTGCCATTTGCTAATGCACTTTAGAAGGGAGTTCTGAAAAAAAGAGGACTGGATGCAAGGCAACCCTCTTTATTTCCCTTCAGATACATTAAGGAAATCATTTAAAGACTCAAAAGAACATACGTGTACAAGCTAACTTAAAAAGGAACACATTTTTTGTCAGATGCATGCAGAAAGGGCTTTGTGAATTCAAAATTGCAAGCATGCAGTCAGGCTGTTAGCTGCACAAACACGCAAAATGCAAATgagagtaaaaaaacaaaacaaaaaaaaaaaactaatcactACTCAAACTTAAACTGACTGCTCTGTTGTTTTTACAGCTCAACAACAGAATGGAGATTTGAATATCTGGATTTAATATTAACTGAGGCCACACGTATGGGACAAGGTGAATGAAAGCAACATGAAGCGAAATGTTAACATCCGCCGAATGCTCAGAGATGGGAGGGTCACCCTTCAGGGACAGAAAGGGGCATTTTGTTGAGCTAATTTTTTGACCTAGATGTACGATATGTATATGGACCTAGTGAAGCAGATGTTAACAAACAAAGCAGAAAGAGCATCTGGAATGCATTTGTAGAAATCGGTGTTGGGAATTTATTGACTACTAGCTATGCTATGCACCTATCCATGTTTTCACAGCtgtaaaaaactgtttaaaaatgacTAACAAAGCCTTTATGCAGTATTTTTGCAGTTGTTAAATTATGGGTTTTAAAAACCCCTACATCTCTAGTATAAGTAATAGAAAAAGTGTGGCCAGCtactttcaaaaaatgtttttcaaaatgtcagCTTTTGTTTGAAAACACTCTGTAACGTGGCCCCCAAAGTAGACCAATACTGATAAAAAGAATATTGATGTGCAATCCTTCGGTTGTTATTTGGCCATTCAGCCCACCACCACTCAAGTAATAAACAGTTTTGACATCCAAAAAGTGTTGAGCATGCAATCACTCCACGCTCAGTCCTCACCACGGCTTGATGGGCTTACCTGGCCTGGCACTGCTGTAAGCTGAGACGCCTGCTGGACCTGTTGAACCTGCTGCTGCtggtgttgttgctgttgctgttgttgttgctgttgctgttgttgctgctgctgctgttgttgttgttgttgttgttgctgctgctgttgttgctgctgctgcattCTTGCCTGTTTGTAAAAACACAGGCAAAAAAAGAAAGCGATCTAAGACAGAGACAAGCCATTATGTCTCTGCTGACAATCTGCGATCAGACGAGGCCCGTTTTACACCTAGTATTAAGATGCATTTCCAATCTAGTCACAAGTTAAATACTAAATGTAGGTGTAAAATGTACTTCTAGTGGTAGGCAAAAACACATTTGATTGGATTGCTTTTGTAATTGCTTGTGTCCAAATGTTCAAGACTGCTAACGGATTATGGGATATTTTGTGAGAAAGCCAAGCGAAAATTAAACAGCCTGGTATAAAATTGGGTTTGGTGCGTATATAGCCAACATTACCCTTAATGAGAACTGTGAGAGGGTCTCTTGTTTTTGacatgaatcatctgtttaatttatattaagcCTTATGATCATGcctaattaagggcgtggccacttgagtgaccaGTATTGTTTTCTCGCCGTTACGGCATCTTAGTACAGCTTTTGTTTCATGTGGCTTTACACAATCTAAtgctttttaagattattttgtaCAATTATCAAATAATTGCTTcatttgcactctccagaaaccTACGTTGATGTCACGGACATGATGTCCATCTTTTTATACAGTCTATGGAGAAAGTAAACCCAAGCATACTTTACTTTATTGTACCAAATacacaaattacaataaaaatcagCATCACACGGAGTGCTCCTGTGTAAGTGATGTGATGAAATAAAATGGAAAGTTGAAAAATGTAAATCTAAGTGAGCACATGAGATAAATTTGAATGCATGTTAATAACAGGTTTAAACAAGGCTTGAGATGGATGTCACTGACAGGTGTAGATAGCCCAAGTTATGACTGCATTCTGTTACCTGCATTGCCTGCTGCAGCTTCAGTTGCTGCTGTTGGCTGAGTGCGCTCATTTGTGAATGCTGTCCTTGAACCATTTGAGGCACTAAGACTTGCTGTTGCTGGGAATGAGGGGGCATCTGAACTGCCCCTCCCTGACCCTGTACCTGGGGTTGACCTTGAGCTTGGACTTGaagctgttgttgttgctgcattTGTTGGATACTTTGGGCTTGGGCCTGTGCTTGAGCTTGGGCCTGTGCTTGAGCCTGGGCCTGTGCCTGAGCTTGGGCCTGAGCCTGGGCTTGGGCTTGAGCTTGGGCTTGAGCCTGGGCCTGAGCCTGGGCCTGTGCATGAACTTGTTGTTGGtgcagctgctgctgctgttgctgttgttgttgcagtTGCTGAAGTTGTAACTGTTGCTGCATTCTGGTCTGGTGCAACTAGAGTCAAAGACATAGAGGAGAATAAGTTTCTATTCAGAATGTTGTGTCACCAGGACTTGGTATAGAATTGATTTGATTAAGATTTAGTTTGATTGGATCAATACTGATTCATTAGGATATATCTTGGGTAAATGCCAATTACATTGAAACAGTATGTTTACCCAAATATGAAGATTCAGTTATtaatcaccctcatgttgttctaaTCCTTTGAGACCAGTgtaaataataattccttacatttatataatgcTTTTCTGGGTGCAAAGTGATAAAGCTAAttgtgatatggggatggttagaaggccatgatcAACTGAGGCCAGTGAGCAAATATTGTCAGGataccggggttacacccctactatgTTCAGAAAGAAACcttgagatttttaatgacctaagaagtcaggacctcggtttaacatctcatctgaaagacggtgctcactgaacAGTATATAGTCCCCATAAATTTAGGGACTCtacatcttcagaacacaaattcgCATGGAAAGTCTTGACAATGTTTATGGTTCCTCTTCTGGACTTGTTCTTGACCTCTTAGATATCATCTAAAATTTCTTACGTTGTGttccaaaaataaataagcatCTCAAGAGATTAGAACAATGTGAATGCGagtaatttataacagaattttcatttttgggagacCCACACCACTTTGAGGATCACAATATCTCAGTTAACTATCCTAACAATGTAAATAGAATATGTAACTAAAAAACTATCCATGTATTAAGTTGCTATTAGTTTGAGTTGAATTTGGGTCATTTATGAGCATTACTTTGTTCATATTAGGGCTGTGTATTGGCAAGAGCCTCACAATACGATACATATCACGATACATGGGTATATTGCGatataataaatattgtgatatattgcaaCAGTTTGTATTAGTATGTGTCATGTTATATTGACAACTTGATAAAGTCAGCAGACAAATTAAAATTCCAATTCCAATTTATTTTCTATCCATTTCGATTCATTAGAACTGCACAGTGTTATCGAACAGAGAACTCACTGAACTGtattaaatgcatattgttaTTTAGCACTGAACTAAAATGAATATGCCACTAAAGtcacatataaattaaataaatttaataatttataaaactaaagcaagttgggatgctcaaaataatagATTAACTGCTAACTGAacgggtgcgtttgtaaccgattaatggtatcagttaaacgattaaaaatattattttatatatttttaatttggctgcataaggggccgatcgaCTTCGCTTTTTTGCATtataagaggggcatcttttgaatggtttttaACGGCCGCAAgtgttttgcacgcggctcatcccagagcagcatcttgtgttgtcaagacaactagagAAAACTTTAAAAgaacatggtttccgctacattcattcttccatggcggggaccaaaTTGCATCcctccacggctacattacccattcaaaacattcagtcattgttgttgttgttgttgttttaatagcggattattttcgcaccaaaatgtattaaaaggtaagtggattataacagcgcaaacattTCTGTAACCGTATAAAGCTGTGTCCtatctgtttaaccctttggggttacgtgctgactgactggctgactgacaggtgcatgatgcgtgaggccagcaaacacgacgtagcttacagttaagatgaacacagtttccataattatactttatttatagataaaggtatatggctctgcatataattactctatcttgctggagtttatagccgtttcgctttacttcaggacgcattaatgccgctctgaaggtctaatcgctgtttcaagttatccaaagctgtatgaatgtacaaatcttgaatatcacaatattattaaataatacaattgtaacaacacagacagcaaggAACAGGACCGTGCTTCTTTTCTTCTTtattccttgtcaacataaaaggaGTGAGGTGCGCCAGACGTTTTTGGAATGGAAAAGCACGTTAGCTGTGGTcggccccttgttcaactgcTAGACATAGGCCTATTAGttaacttgcgggacgataacgtataacccgtgcctacagacacatttgccaaagaagcaaaatggaagaagaatattgctgtttgatacagacgtgttgatgccaaaccatcgctgatgttgacctggatctgcgtcataaacacaacaaataggctttaccttttattttacagcttataaagcatgtatgcacattaatgcaatatcatattaaaacaacaaaactgtttacaaaaagtcaacatatgcacgCGTTGccattgtcttttcatcacgcagcgcacgcacttgaaccgcgagggagagagaggaaaccaaatagcaagacataatctttaaagtaatgatttctattaaaaatgtaaaatggttttgtgatataataacagcggggcattaaataaatgcatattttccgcgGAGcaggcaatttgaggaagtctgcgatttttatttgacggaaggaaaaaactatgaaaaaacagcctatgcccattcttaaaaaaaatctgtcagtgtttttgttttgtaatataaattaattatttaagtgaaaataatttagggcagtcctatttattttattcattttatttagtttattcttctcttttgtgctaaacactgcaggtgcgtgaaaatgctctgttgttatgttctgttattaatatgctagcacgttaaaataaatcagtattttaaaatgcaatatttaatgtgtcagacacaaaatagacacgtcaatttgtttaaaataaaattaatagtaatctgaccagttaaccgttaataaccgattaatgagcggtggttgttggttaacaaaattaactgaaatgagcatccctaaaagcaagttaaaaaaaattcaaatgcatCAAGTAAACATGAAACTGGAACACAGTGCTCTAATATGCGGTAAACTAGGCTATTAGAAACTGACAGTGCGACTGACAGCAtcgtgaacattttgctgtgaaaactggtcgcacatagGTAAATTGATGGCTTGCATGAAACATTTTACATGCAACATGCCGGCCAGCTGTGCTGCCATGGTCATGTTTGACGCGTTGTTTGTTACAACGACAGGTCCTTCCAATTGATGTCCCATTCTTCCTATGCAGTTTTCAGTAACTCTGCAATGTTAGTTAAGGCAAACAGAAGCTTGCTGATGATGTTATCCAGTGTAGTTTGCCTTGAATCAAGAGGTTTCGGTTGAGGTCGCAGTGCTGCTAATTCATCTGCGTGGTGTCTTGTTAAGTGATAACGCAAGTTCGTAGTGTTTCCTGAATATTTTAAGATAGATTTGCAAAGCTTGCAAAAGGCATTTTTTGTCTAATTCAGTACTCTGGTATAGTGTTAAAGCCAAAGTGCAGCCACACGTCAGCTGGGAAAGCTGGAGGCTCCTTTATATTTTTCACCAAGCTCACTCTCGCTTACTTCTGATACCATATTACTTGGCGTTTTGTTGATAGCGAGTTAGCGACATCTACTGGAGCAAAGGAGGAGGTTGTTTGGCACAACATGAATCGATACTTCAGGTTGGACTATCGATACACTATCGTGAAATAAATTATCGTGATAGTTAGATATCGATAtttttgcacagccctagttcATACCACATATTAAAGCAAGGCTTTTAAAAATTAAGGGGTTTACAACAGTCTTATATCAATATTAAACAATTCATTCAAATGTAATATGGATTTTTCCATAGCATTACATAAAACTGTTGTTTAGATTTGGATGTGATAAAATGTTTTGCTCAGGAAACAGTAATGCatgacatttaattttattatcttcATTCTCTGAAAAATTGTCATTTGTAATCAGAGCTCATTGTAATCAATAGACTGCAGGTATGCTACaaataattctgttttttttccacacatcaGAATAAATCATCAATGTCTGTTCATTTGAATGTAATCATCGTACTTAAGACTGATTGATTATTTAGCCCCATTTTCCATCAACAACATTACACTCCATCTTCACTTTCATCTTCAATATCTGTATTTGAATTTCACCAATTTTTAGTACTATTAAAGTGCTACACATGGTCCATTACCTGATTCTGTTGTTGCTGATTCTGGGCCTGTTGCTGTTGCTGATTCTGATGCTGCATTTGCTGATTCTGATGGTGCTGTTGGAGTTGCTGGAGACGTATCTGTTGAAACATTGCTGATGGCTGCTGAGACTGCATTGttgcctgctgctgctgctgcggcTGGAACGTCTGAAACTGAATGgactgctgttgttgttgctgctgctgctgctgctgctgctgtatcATCTGCTGCATGGGTCCAGCAGCACCTGCTATGGTACACATTGAAGTAGATTTCATTTCTAGGCAACGTATAAAAAGtaaaccaggggcctcatgtatcaacgctgcgtacgcacaaaaactttgcgtacgccaggtttcacgctcagaatcgctcatgtttggattcactaacaatgaactgaacgtgggaatttgcgcaggttcacggcagctttctggcaggcgtacgcacattttttgtgcgtgtctgttttatttccattggcgactcctagaggcagttgtgttaaattcttctctacaaagtgtctgatccttgcaatggcgtctgtatgagacgggttcatatagtaggtatgtaagatttccataccatacagttgaccagctaaacattaaagcacaatttgcagcggtcgcctgttttcccaatgtaatctgagctatctactgcacgcacattgctataaagacactatgtgaggataaatttgcatgcgtgaatcagaaacatttccattcaataaatgtgcaaataaaatatgatgcacaaacttattgatgattcctacttgtctttctcgtgataaatagtgggcaaaatctgatatgtagcggggaaaaaaaagaagaatgaattcatcagacgctggattcgagccgagtttatgctcgaacgtgtcagtacatgatcatatgcttcttatgaggtgcgccactgagactgcgaagggtactgcaacattttacagatataaaccacactatttcttttttaaatgcactcagtgcgatgttcagacccaactgtgttaaccgtatcagctaaactctcccactctattttttttcttttgttgttaattccgccgaacaaacttgcaaataacaccgcttttctccggtctacctccgaaagcagcacctccatttcacattctgttcaaagtttctcttttggcttgcttttgccattgctttttcgttgggttttgacattagcatagtcattagcatattcatacgggggaggaggcagggaggggttttgtgctcgtgcatgttgcgctcagtttcacgttcattcagatgtacaaaagaatatgcgtgagattcggcgtacgcagtgtttcatacatctgaatttttttctgcgtacgcacatttacagctttgtgcgtacgcaatgttttagtaagatttccacgcaagtcttcgtacatgaggccccaggagtaTTAGGCAACAAAGTCTCTTTAGTCAGCTGAcagctatccgcttgttaagtgtgacgtcacgcggagcggcttccgggtccaagcgctctattcaactgaatggggagattcatgaaatggtaataataaacgtttacaaagcgatttaatactttcgaaagtcacaatcgcaatatatatgtccatgcctaatatccgatggccagaaagtaattcattgttttataaattgttaaaattttggtatttgttatgcagcaagcccagagattgttgtgtacactatgactttatgtaaaattaactttaatgtgcgatatgaataaaaagtgatcataaacgaatgatttctccactcaagtaaatggcggcttggacccggaaacagtattacatgcgtcacaaacacatcaccacttaacaagcggattgaacTTACCACCCTGCTGCCCTCCCGCTACTCCCTGCATGGCATGTGGACCCATTGACATTTGCCCCATTCCACCCATCTGTGCGCCAGGAGGACGTGGTCCAATAACCCCCGGAACACCTCCAGGTAAATTCTGCAGGGCATTGATGGGATCTAAAAATTAACAAGATCACCTTGAAATTTAGCAgaaaatagacacacacacacacacacacacacacacacacacacacacacatatatataaagtttGAAATGTACTTATATTTTTAACTAAAATTTAACTTACCAGGCCCACCTT
The genomic region above belongs to Danio rerio strain Tuebingen ecotype United States chromosome 21, GRCz12tu, whole genome shotgun sequence and contains:
- the med15 gene encoding mediator of RNA polymerase II transcription subunit 15, giving the protein MDVPGPDSDWRSPAFRQKVVAQIEEAMRKAGTGHTKSSTEMESHVFTKAKTREEYLSMVARLIIHFRDIHKKAQGGPDPINALQNLPGGVPGVIGPRPPGAQMGGMGQMSMGPHAMQGVAGGQQGAGAAGPMQQMIQQQQQQQQQQQQQSIQFQTFQPQQQQQATMQSQQPSAMFQQIRLQQLQQHHQNQQMQHQNQQQQQAQNQQQQNQLHQTRMQQQLQLQQLQQQQQQQQQLHQQQVHAQAQAQAQAQAQAQAQAQAQAQAQAQAQAQAQAQAQAQAQAQSIQQMQQQQQLQVQAQGQPQVQGQGGAVQMPPHSQQQQVLVPQMVQGQHSQMSALSQQQQLKLQQAMQARMQQQQQQQQQQQQQQQQQQQQQQQQQQQQQQQQHQQQQVQQVQQASQLTAVPGQMMPRPGMQIPPRLPRATPNSAIPQNPVAIGGQQMPQAQQMMSSPSPVQVQTPQSMPPPPQPQPSPQPPSSQPNSVSSGPTPSPGGFQPSPSPQPSQSPASSRTPQSYPLQVPSPGPLNTPGNPSSVMSPAGASQSEDQLYMDKLRQLSKYIEPLRRMINKIDKNEDRKKDLSKMKSLLNILTDPNTRCPLKTLQKCEIALEKLKNDMAVPTPPPPPVPCTKKQYLCQPILDAVLANIRSPVFNHSLYRTFAPAMTAIHGPQITGPSIPSRKRKLEDDERQTIPNILQGEVARLNSKFLVNLDPSFCSNNGMVHLICKLDDKNLPSVPPLQLSIPADYPDQSPHWEDDGQQYEANPFLQTVHKNMTSKLLQLPDKHSVTALLNTWAQSVRQACLSA
- the med15 gene encoding mediator of RNA polymerase II transcription subunit 15 isoform X7, with amino-acid sequence MRKAGTGHTKSSTEMESHVFTKAKTREEYLSMVARLIIHFRDIHKKAQGGPDPINALQNLPGGVPGVIGPRPPGAQMGGMGQMSMGPHAMQGVAGGQQGGAAGPMQQMIQQQQQQQQQQQQQSIQFQTFQPQQQQQATMQSQQPSAMFQQIRLQQLQQHHQNQQMQHQNQQQQQAQNQQQQNQLHQTRMQQQLQLQQLQQQQQQQQQLHQQQVHAQAQAQAQAQAQAQAQAQAQAQAQAQAQAQAQAQAQAQAQAQSIQQMQQQQQLQVQAQGQPQVQGQGGAVQMPPHSQQQQVLVPQMVQGQHSQMSALSQQQQLKLQQAMQARMQQQQQQQQQQQQQQQQQQQQQQQQQQQQQQQQHQQQQVQQVQQASQLTAVPGQAQQMMSSPSPVQVQTPQSMPPPPQPQPSPQPPSSQPNSVSSGPTPSPGGFQPSPSPQPSQSPASSRTPQSYPLQVPSPGPLNTPGNPSSVMSPAGASQSEDQLYMDKLRQLSKYIEPLRRMINKIDKNEDRKKDLSKMKSLLNILTDPNTRCPLKTLQKCEIALEKLKNDMAVPTPPPPPVPCTKKQYLCQPILDAVLANIRSPVFNHSLYRTFAPAMTAIHGPQITGPSIPSRKRKLEDDERQTIPNILQGEVARLNSKFLVNLDPSFCSNNGMVHLICKLDDKNLPSVPPLQLSIPADYPDQSPHWEDDGQQYEANPFLQTVHKNMTSKLLQLPDKHSVTALLNTWAQSVRQACLSA
- the med15 gene encoding mediator of RNA polymerase II transcription subunit 15 isoform X4, with the protein product MDVPGPDSDWRSPAFRQKVVAQIEEAMRKAGTGHTKSSTEMESHVFTKAKTREEYLSMVARLIIHFRDIHKKAQGGPDPINALQNLPGGVPGVIGPRPPGAQMGGMGQMSMGPHAMQGVAGGQQGAGAAGPMQQMIQQQQQQQQQQQQQSIQFQTFQPQQQQQATMQSQQPSAMFQQIRLQQLQQHHQNQQMQHQNQQQQQAQNQQQQNQLHQTRMQQQLQLQQLQQQQQQQQQLHQQQVHAQAQAQAQAQAQAQAQAQAQAQAQAQAQAQAQAQAQAQAQAQSIQQMQQQQQLQVQAQGQPQVQGQGGAVQMPPHSQQQQVLVPQMVQGQHSQMSALSQQQQLKLQQAMQARMQQQQQQQQQQQQQQQQQQQQQQQQQQQQQQQQHQQQQVQQVQQASQLTAVPGQAQQMMSSPSPVQVQTPQSMPPPPQPQPSPQPPSSQPNSVSSGPTPSPGGFQPSPSPQPSQSPASSRTPQSYPLQVPSPGPLNTPGNPSSVMSPAGASQSEDQLYMDKLRQLSKYIEPLRRMINKIDKNEDRKKDLSKMKSLLNILTDPNTRCPLKTLQKCEIALEKLKNDMAVPTPPPPPVPCTKKQYLCQPILDAVLANIRSPVFNHSLYRTFAPAMTAIHGPQITGPSIPSRKRKLEDDERQTIPNILQGEVARLNSKFLVNLDPSFCSNNGMVHLICKLDDKNLPSVPPLQLSIPADYPDQSPHWEDDGQQYEANPFLQTVHKNMTSKLLQLPDKHSVTALLNTWAQSVRQACLSA
- the med15 gene encoding mediator of RNA polymerase II transcription subunit 15 isoform X3 produces the protein MRKAGTGHTKSSTEMESHVFTKAKTREEYLSMVARLIIHFRDIHKKAQGGPDPINALQNLPGGVPGVIGPRPPGAQMGGMGQMSMGPHAMQGVAGGQQGGAAGPMQQMIQQQQQQQQQQQQQSIQFQTFQPQQQQQATMQSQQPSAMFQQIRLQQLQQHHQNQQMQHQNQQQQQAQNQQQQNQLHQTRMQQQLQLQQLQQQQQQQQQLHQQQVHAQAQAQAQAQAQAQAQAQAQAQAQAQAQAQAQAQAQAQAQAQSIQQMQQQQQLQVQAQGQPQVQGQGGAVQMPPHSQQQQVLVPQMVQGQHSQMSALSQQQQLKLQQAMQARMQQQQQQQQQQQQQQQQQQQQQQQQQQQQQQQQHQQQQVQQVQQASQLTAVPGQMMPRPGMQIPPRLPRATPNSAIPQNPVAIGGQQMPQAQQMMSSPSPVQVQTPQSMPPPPQPQPSPQPPSSQPNSVSSGPTPSPGGFQPSPSPQPSQSPASSRTPQSYPLQVPSPGPLNTPGNPSSVMSPAGASQSEDQLYMDKLRQLSKYIEPLRRMINKIDKNEDRKKDLSKMKSLLNILTDPNTRCPLKTLQKCEIALEKLKNDMAVPTPPPPPVPCTKKQYLCQPILDAVLANIRSPVFNHSLYRTFAPAMTAIHGPQITGPSIPSRKRKLEDDERQTIPNILQGEVARLNSKFLVNLDPSFCSNNGMVHLICKLDDKNLPSVPPLQLSIPADYPDQSPHWEDDGQQYEANPFLQTVHKNMTSKLLQLPDKHSVTALLNTWAQSVRQACLSA
- the med15 gene encoding mediator of RNA polymerase II transcription subunit 15 isoform X6, whose product is MRKAGTGHTKSSTEMESHVFTKAKTREEYLSMVARLIIHFRDIHKKAQGGPDPINALQNLPGGVPGVIGPRPPGAQMGGMGQMSMGPHAMQGVAGGQQGAGAAGPMQQMIQQQQQQQQQQQQQSIQFQTFQPQQQQQATMQSQQPSAMFQQIRLQQLQQHHQNQQMQHQNQQQQQAQNQQQQNQLHQTRMQQQLQLQQLQQQQQQQQQLHQQQVHAQAQAQAQAQAQAQAQAQAQAQAQAQAQAQAQAQAQAQAQAQSIQQMQQQQQLQVQAQGQPQVQGQGGAVQMPPHSQQQQVLVPQMVQGQHSQMSALSQQQQLKLQQAMQARMQQQQQQQQQQQQQQQQQQQQQQQQQQQQQQQQHQQQQVQQVQQASQLTAVPGQAQQMMSSPSPVQVQTPQSMPPPPQPQPSPQPPSSQPNSVSSGPTPSPGGFQPSPSPQPSQSPASSRTPQSYPLQVPSPGPLNTPGNPSSVMSPAGASQSEDQLYMDKLRQLSKYIEPLRRMINKIDKNEDRKKDLSKMKSLLNILTDPNTRCPLKTLQKCEIALEKLKNDMAVPTPPPPPVPCTKKQYLCQPILDAVLANIRSPVFNHSLYRTFAPAMTAIHGPQITGPSIPSRKRKLEDDERQTIPNILQGEVARLNSKFLVNLDPSFCSNNGMVHLICKLDDKNLPSVPPLQLSIPADYPDQSPHWEDDGQQYEANPFLQTVHKNMTSKLLQLPDKHSVTALLNTWAQSVRQACLSA